The following are encoded together in the Anoplopoma fimbria isolate UVic2021 breed Golden Eagle Sablefish chromosome 13, Afim_UVic_2022, whole genome shotgun sequence genome:
- the idua gene encoding alpha-L-iduronidase isoform X2 — MKLKTFSVFILLLNINETSANAYVIEVDVGRPVGDLKHFWRSTGFCPPLPHTQAHQFDLSIDQQLNLAYVGSVPHGGIQQVRIHWMLELVTAQDIGGQPQYDFTKLDQLIELLWINGLRPGFELMGSVSNYFTDFEDKSQVVEWRNLVYLIAKRYIDKYGLGIVSQWNFETWNEPNNHDFDNVTVSIQGFLNYYDACSEGLRAASSLLRFGGPGDSCHSHPHSPYCWAMLQHCYNGTNYFTGETGVRIDYIALHKKGGGYSLPILQQEIQTVGEIQERFPRFRSLPVYNDEADPLVGWSRPQEWRADVTYAAMVVKVINQHQDLLLADPNSTMNYTLLSNDNAFLSYHPHPFTQRTLTARFQVNNTEPPHVQLIRKPVLTVMGLLALLGETQIRAQVLSSAGANNSTVGVLASSHTPAVPGGSDSWQAAVLIYNSDDNSTSTNTDDVTISLKGLAEQKSLMYTTYYIDNNVTNPYQLWQSMGSPDFPMAEQFRRLRSVQDPHVEGPWEVPAADTLTLKAKLSVPSVLLVHVCAQPKAEPDQVNGLHFIRITKGQVLIVWSDHCVDSKCIKTFEVEFSTDHKEFSRINTQDTIFTSYVYSPVDQEVGGLYRVRAVDYWGRPGPYSLPESCT; from the exons ATGAAGTTGAAAACCTTTTCCGTCTTCATTTTACTTCTTAACATTAACGAAACTTCAGCAAATGCATATGTCATAGAAGTGGATGTGGGGAGACCAGTAGGAGATCTCAAACACTTCTGGAGAAGCACTGGTTTCTG tccccccctccctcacacCCAGGCCCACCAGTTTGACCTGAGCATCGACCAGCAGCTCAACCTGGCCTACGTGGGCTCAGTCCCCCATGGAGGGATCCAGCAGGTCAGGATACACTGGATGTTGGAGTTGGTTACTGCACA AGATATTGGAGGACAACCCCAGTACGACTTCACTAAACTAGACCAGCTGATAGAACTCTTGTGGATTAATGGACTCCGACCAG GTTTTGAACTGATGGGCAGTGTCTCTAACTATTTCACTGACTTTGAGGACAAATCACAAGTGGTCGAGTGGAGAAATCTGGTTTATCTGATAGCCAAGAGGTACATCG ACAAGTATGGCCTGGGAATTGTCTCTCAGTGGAACTTTGAAACATGGAATGAGCCCAACAACCATGACTTTGATAATGTCACTGTGTCAATTCAAG GGTTTCTAAACTACTATGATGCCTGTTCGGAGGGTCTGCGTGCCGCCAGCAGTCTCCTGAGGTTTGGGGGTCCAGGAGACTCCTGTCATTCTCACCCACATTCACCATACTGCTGGGCCATGCTGCAGCACTGCTACAACGGCACCAACTACTTCACTGGAGAGACAGGGGTCAGGATCGATTACATCGCCCTGCACAAGAAG GGAGGAGGCTACTCCTTGCCCATCCTCCAGCAGGAGATCCAGACAGTGGGGGAGATCCAGGAGCGTTTCCCCCGGTTTCGCAGCCTCCCTGTTTACAACGATGAGGCTGATCCGCTGGTGGGCTGGTCCAGGCCTCAGGAGTGGAGGGCCGATGTAACCTACGCTgcgatggtggtgaag GTAATAAACCAGCACCAGGATCTGCTGCTGGCTGACCCAAACAGCACCATGAACTACACCCTGCTCAGCAACGACAACGCATTCCTCAGCTACCACCCACACCCCTTCACCCAGCGCACGCTGACTGCCCGCTTCCAGGTCAACAACACCGAGCCGCCTCACGTCCAGCTGATCAGGAAGCCCGTCCTCACCGTCATGGGCCTGCTGGCTTTGCTAG GAGAGACCCAGATCCGGGCTCAGGTTTTGAGCTCAGCAGGAGCCAACAACAGCACGGTGGGTGTTCTTGCCAGCAGCCACACGCCTGCAGTACCGGGAGGCTCAGACAGCTGGCAGGCAGCGGTGCTGATCTACAACAGTGACGACAACAGCACCTCTACtaacactgatgatgtcaccatTTCACTGAAAGGATTGGCCGAGCAGAAGA GTCTTATGTATACCACGTATTACATTGACAACAACGTAACCAACCCGTACCAGCTGTGGCAGAGCATGGGCAGCCCCGACTTCCCCATGGCAGAGCAGTTCAGACGCCTCAGGAGTGTGCAG GACCCTCATGTTGAAGGACCCTGGGAAGTTCCTGCAGCGGACACTTTGACTCTCAAAGCCAAACTGTCTGTGCCGTCTGTCCTCCTTGTCCATGTCTGTGCCCAGCCCAAAGCAGAGCCAGACCAG GTCAATGGATTACACTTCATCAGGATCACGAAAGGCCAAGTCCTGATTGTCTGGTCAGACCACTGTGTTGATTCCAA ATGCATTAAGACATTTGAAGTGGAGTTCTCCACAGACCACAAGGAATTCAGCAGAATTAATACTCAAGACACCATTTTTACTTCTTATGTTTATTCACCTG tGGACCAGGAGGTTGGCGGTCTGTACAGAGTCCGAGCTGTGGACTACTGGGGAAGGCCGGGCCCGTACTCGCTGCCAGAAAG TTGCACATAA
- the idua gene encoding alpha-L-iduronidase isoform X1 produces MKLKTFSVFILLLNINETSANAYVIEVDVGRPVGDLKHFWRSTGFCPPLPHTQAHQFDLSIDQQLNLAYVGSVPHGGIQQVRIHWMLELVTAQDIGGQPQYDFTKLDQLIELLWINGLRPGFELMGSVSNYFTDFEDKSQVVEWRNLVYLIAKRYIDKYGLGIVSQWNFETWNEPNNHDFDNVTVSIQGFLNYYDACSEGLRAASSLLRFGGPGDSCHSHPHSPYCWAMLQHCYNGTNYFTGETGVRIDYIALHKKGGGYSLPILQQEIQTVGEIQERFPRFRSLPVYNDEADPLVGWSRPQEWRADVTYAAMVVKVINQHQDLLLADPNSTMNYTLLSNDNAFLSYHPHPFTQRTLTARFQVNNTEPPHVQLIRKPVLTVMGLLALLGETQIRAQVLSSAGANNSTVGVLASSHTPAVPGGSDSWQAAVLIYNSDDNSTSTNTDDVTISLKGLAEQKSLMYTTYYIDNNVTNPYQLWQSMGSPDFPMAEQFRRLRSVQDPHVEGPWEVPAADTLTLKAKLSVPSVLLVHVCAQPKAEPDQVNGLHFIRITKGQVLIVWSDHCVDSKCIKTFEVEFSTDHKEFSRINTQDTIFTSYVYSPVDQEVGGLYRVRAVDYWGRPGPYSLPERYSGEY; encoded by the exons ATGAAGTTGAAAACCTTTTCCGTCTTCATTTTACTTCTTAACATTAACGAAACTTCAGCAAATGCATATGTCATAGAAGTGGATGTGGGGAGACCAGTAGGAGATCTCAAACACTTCTGGAGAAGCACTGGTTTCTG tccccccctccctcacacCCAGGCCCACCAGTTTGACCTGAGCATCGACCAGCAGCTCAACCTGGCCTACGTGGGCTCAGTCCCCCATGGAGGGATCCAGCAGGTCAGGATACACTGGATGTTGGAGTTGGTTACTGCACA AGATATTGGAGGACAACCCCAGTACGACTTCACTAAACTAGACCAGCTGATAGAACTCTTGTGGATTAATGGACTCCGACCAG GTTTTGAACTGATGGGCAGTGTCTCTAACTATTTCACTGACTTTGAGGACAAATCACAAGTGGTCGAGTGGAGAAATCTGGTTTATCTGATAGCCAAGAGGTACATCG ACAAGTATGGCCTGGGAATTGTCTCTCAGTGGAACTTTGAAACATGGAATGAGCCCAACAACCATGACTTTGATAATGTCACTGTGTCAATTCAAG GGTTTCTAAACTACTATGATGCCTGTTCGGAGGGTCTGCGTGCCGCCAGCAGTCTCCTGAGGTTTGGGGGTCCAGGAGACTCCTGTCATTCTCACCCACATTCACCATACTGCTGGGCCATGCTGCAGCACTGCTACAACGGCACCAACTACTTCACTGGAGAGACAGGGGTCAGGATCGATTACATCGCCCTGCACAAGAAG GGAGGAGGCTACTCCTTGCCCATCCTCCAGCAGGAGATCCAGACAGTGGGGGAGATCCAGGAGCGTTTCCCCCGGTTTCGCAGCCTCCCTGTTTACAACGATGAGGCTGATCCGCTGGTGGGCTGGTCCAGGCCTCAGGAGTGGAGGGCCGATGTAACCTACGCTgcgatggtggtgaag GTAATAAACCAGCACCAGGATCTGCTGCTGGCTGACCCAAACAGCACCATGAACTACACCCTGCTCAGCAACGACAACGCATTCCTCAGCTACCACCCACACCCCTTCACCCAGCGCACGCTGACTGCCCGCTTCCAGGTCAACAACACCGAGCCGCCTCACGTCCAGCTGATCAGGAAGCCCGTCCTCACCGTCATGGGCCTGCTGGCTTTGCTAG GAGAGACCCAGATCCGGGCTCAGGTTTTGAGCTCAGCAGGAGCCAACAACAGCACGGTGGGTGTTCTTGCCAGCAGCCACACGCCTGCAGTACCGGGAGGCTCAGACAGCTGGCAGGCAGCGGTGCTGATCTACAACAGTGACGACAACAGCACCTCTACtaacactgatgatgtcaccatTTCACTGAAAGGATTGGCCGAGCAGAAGA GTCTTATGTATACCACGTATTACATTGACAACAACGTAACCAACCCGTACCAGCTGTGGCAGAGCATGGGCAGCCCCGACTTCCCCATGGCAGAGCAGTTCAGACGCCTCAGGAGTGTGCAG GACCCTCATGTTGAAGGACCCTGGGAAGTTCCTGCAGCGGACACTTTGACTCTCAAAGCCAAACTGTCTGTGCCGTCTGTCCTCCTTGTCCATGTCTGTGCCCAGCCCAAAGCAGAGCCAGACCAG GTCAATGGATTACACTTCATCAGGATCACGAAAGGCCAAGTCCTGATTGTCTGGTCAGACCACTGTGTTGATTCCAA ATGCATTAAGACATTTGAAGTGGAGTTCTCCACAGACCACAAGGAATTCAGCAGAATTAATACTCAAGACACCATTTTTACTTCTTATGTTTATTCACCTG tGGACCAGGAGGTTGGCGGTCTGTACAGAGTCCGAGCTGTGGACTACTGGGGAAGGCCGGGCCCGTACTCGCTGCCAGAAAGGTACTCAGGGGAGTACTAG